A region from the Tsuneonella mangrovi genome encodes:
- a CDS encoding TraB/GumN family protein, whose product MVVSRSLRRAATATIASVSLLLSGLPAFAEQAQPDASVATAVTAATPSLPPGPALWEVRDEDTTIFLFGTVHALPKGVDWLRGKIAPALQSSDTLVTEIAMTPDDTAKVKDIVMAKGVLPEGQSLRGLLSDEQRTKYDAAMTDLGLPVAAFDRFEPWYATLLFTMIPLAKQGIASANGVEKKLQAEAGPDKARGALETVDYQLSLFDTLPQATQIDFLMKTIDGQDDIKAQLDAMIADWLAGDADGLAKLMNEDIDEPQLLDQLLYQRNRNWASWIKQRLDKPGTVFLAVGAGHLAGKGSVQDDLAAMGIKVERVQ is encoded by the coding sequence ATGGTCGTTTCCCGTTCGCTCCGTCGCGCTGCGACAGCCACCATCGCTTCGGTTTCACTGCTGCTTTCGGGCCTGCCGGCCTTCGCGGAACAGGCACAGCCGGATGCATCTGTCGCAACCGCAGTTACCGCTGCCACTCCGTCGCTGCCGCCCGGCCCCGCGTTGTGGGAAGTGAGGGACGAGGACACCACGATCTTCCTGTTCGGCACGGTCCACGCGCTGCCCAAGGGCGTCGACTGGCTACGCGGAAAGATTGCTCCGGCGCTCCAGTCGTCCGACACGCTGGTGACCGAAATTGCGATGACGCCGGACGACACCGCGAAGGTGAAGGACATTGTCATGGCAAAGGGCGTGCTGCCTGAGGGGCAATCCTTGCGTGGCCTGCTGAGCGACGAGCAGCGCACGAAATACGATGCCGCAATGACCGACCTCGGGTTGCCGGTCGCCGCATTCGACCGGTTCGAACCGTGGTATGCCACGCTGCTGTTCACGATGATCCCGCTCGCCAAGCAGGGGATCGCCAGTGCCAACGGGGTAGAAAAGAAGCTGCAGGCCGAGGCTGGCCCTGACAAGGCGCGCGGCGCGCTCGAGACGGTCGACTACCAGCTCTCGCTGTTCGACACCCTTCCGCAAGCGACGCAGATCGATTTCCTGATGAAGACGATCGACGGGCAAGACGACATCAAGGCCCAGCTCGACGCGATGATCGCCGACTGGCTGGCAGGCGATGCCGATGGCCTTGCCAAGCTGATGAACGAAGACATCGACGAGCCGCAATTGCTCGACCAGCTACTCTACCAGCGCAACCGCAACTGGGCCAGCTGGATCAAGCAGCGGCTCGACAAGCCGGGTACGGTGTTCCTGGCGGTCGGCGCGGGACATCTCGCGGGCAAGGGCAGCGTGCAGGACGATCTCGCCGCGATGGGCATCAAGGTGGAGCGCGTCCAATGA
- the glyS gene encoding glycine--tRNA ligase subunit beta gives MSDFLLELRCEEIPARMQAGARADLERLFRAEMAAAGLAVENIRVWSTPRRLALVVYDDLPETTEAVSEEAKGPPEGAPDAAIDGFCRKNGVTRDQLTLRDVKGRNTYFAVIEKPGRAVKDVLAESIPAIIRAFPWPKSMRWGAASISTESLRWVRPLSGIVALFNGEVVACEIDGIRSGRETLGHRFHHTGPIAIESAHTYASQLLDARVIVEHTKREALIRQGAAEAASAAGLTLVADEGLVIENAGLTEYPVPLLGRFDEAFLDVSPEVIQLTARVNQKYFVCEGADGKLANAFVCTANIEAADGGAAIVDGNRKVLAARLSDARFFWELDQKTMLEEHAKKLERITFHEKLGTVADKVDRVAKLARWLVESDIVVPAKAGTAVGSDKQPIPASAGMTKEELADLAEQAARLAKADLVTEMVGEFPELQGVMGGYYARAEGLPDAVADAIRDHYKPVGQGDEVPTAPVTVAVSLADKLDTLSAFYFAGEKPTGSKDPFALRRAALGVIRLTSENALRLPLQALLEAAIGPLSISAARAAFSGQPLLDILSKGFPSAMALGRAKDDGTHDISIDGVNLEGVPSKFVQPLVDWIERSSNNASWREELLDFFADRLKVQQREAGVRHDLIDAVFALGGEDDLVRLLARVHALQAFMETEDGANLLAGYKRAANILKKEGWENATDRIARTGDEDPMENVDDPQMRAIYAARAENALSYTPEPAEKALIDALDAAEPKAAAAIEAEDFAAAMAALASLRAPIDRFFDEVTVNADEENKRQSRLALLARFRAAVHNVADFSRIEG, from the coding sequence ATGAGCGACTTCCTCCTTGAGCTGCGCTGCGAGGAAATCCCTGCGCGGATGCAGGCCGGTGCCCGCGCCGACCTGGAGCGGCTGTTCCGCGCCGAGATGGCCGCAGCAGGTCTGGCGGTCGAGAACATACGCGTATGGTCTACCCCACGGCGACTTGCGCTGGTGGTCTACGACGATCTGCCCGAAACGACCGAAGCGGTCAGCGAAGAGGCCAAGGGGCCACCCGAAGGCGCGCCCGATGCCGCGATCGACGGGTTCTGCCGCAAGAACGGCGTCACCCGCGACCAGCTGACCTTGCGCGACGTGAAAGGCCGAAACACCTATTTCGCGGTGATCGAAAAGCCGGGTAGGGCGGTGAAGGACGTCCTCGCCGAGTCGATCCCGGCGATTATCCGCGCATTCCCGTGGCCCAAGTCGATGCGTTGGGGTGCAGCCTCGATCAGCACCGAGAGCTTGCGCTGGGTGCGCCCGCTTTCGGGAATCGTGGCGCTGTTCAATGGCGAAGTGGTCGCGTGCGAAATCGACGGTATTCGCTCGGGTCGCGAAACACTGGGGCACCGGTTCCACCATACGGGCCCGATCGCGATTGAAAGCGCGCACACCTATGCGTCGCAGCTGCTCGATGCGCGGGTGATCGTCGAACACACCAAGCGCGAAGCTCTGATCCGTCAGGGCGCGGCTGAAGCTGCCTCCGCCGCCGGGCTGACGCTGGTCGCGGACGAGGGGCTGGTGATCGAGAACGCCGGGCTGACCGAATACCCTGTCCCGCTGCTGGGCCGGTTCGACGAGGCGTTCCTCGACGTGTCGCCCGAGGTCATCCAGCTTACCGCGCGGGTGAACCAGAAGTATTTCGTGTGCGAGGGCGCGGACGGCAAGCTCGCCAACGCGTTCGTGTGCACCGCCAATATCGAGGCGGCGGACGGCGGCGCGGCGATTGTCGACGGCAACCGAAAGGTCCTCGCCGCGCGGCTTTCCGATGCGCGGTTCTTTTGGGAACTCGACCAGAAGACCATGCTCGAAGAGCACGCGAAGAAGCTGGAGCGGATCACCTTCCACGAGAAGCTCGGCACCGTCGCCGACAAGGTTGATCGGGTGGCGAAGCTGGCGAGGTGGCTGGTCGAATCCGATATCGTCGTCCCAGCGAAAGCTGGGACCGCTGTCGGCTCGGACAAGCAACCGATCCCAGCTTCCGCTGGGATGACGAAAGAGGAACTGGCCGACCTCGCCGAACAGGCAGCGCGCCTCGCCAAGGCGGACCTCGTCACCGAGATGGTCGGCGAATTCCCCGAGCTGCAGGGCGTGATGGGCGGCTACTACGCCCGCGCCGAGGGGCTGCCCGATGCCGTCGCCGACGCGATCCGCGATCACTACAAGCCGGTCGGGCAGGGCGACGAAGTGCCCACCGCGCCGGTGACGGTGGCGGTGTCGCTGGCGGACAAGCTAGATACGCTTTCCGCCTTCTATTTTGCGGGCGAAAAGCCAACCGGCTCTAAAGATCCCTTCGCTCTCCGCAGGGCAGCGCTGGGCGTCATTAGACTGACTAGCGAAAACGCATTGCGACTTCCTCTGCAGGCCCTGCTGGAAGCCGCAATCGGCCCGCTGAGCATTTCCGCTGCGCGTGCGGCTTTCAGCGGGCAACCGCTCCTCGACATTCTTTCGAAAGGTTTTCCGTCAGCGATGGCCCTTGGTCGCGCCAAAGATGACGGAACACACGACATTTCGATTGATGGTGTGAACTTGGAAGGTGTTCCGTCCAAATTTGTTCAACCATTGGTCGACTGGATAGAGCGCTCGTCAAACAATGCGAGTTGGCGGGAGGAACTCCTCGACTTCTTCGCCGACCGCCTGAAAGTCCAGCAGCGCGAAGCGGGTGTCCGCCACGACCTGATCGACGCGGTGTTCGCGCTTGGTGGCGAGGACGATCTCGTTCGCCTGCTCGCCCGCGTCCACGCGTTGCAGGCATTCATGGAAACCGAAGACGGCGCGAACCTGCTCGCGGGCTACAAGCGCGCGGCCAATATCCTCAAGAAGGAAGGGTGGGAGAACGCGACCGACCGGATCGCCCGCACCGGCGACGAGGACCCGATGGAGAACGTCGACGATCCGCAGATGCGCGCGATCTATGCAGCGCGGGCCGAGAATGCGCTTTCTTACACACCCGAACCTGCCGAAAAGGCGCTGATCGACGCGCTCGATGCCGCCGAACCGAAGGCGGCTGCGGCGATCGAGGCAGAAGACTTCGCCGCCGCGATGGCCGCGCTCGCATCCTTGCGCGCACCGATCGACCGGTTCTTCGATGAAGTGACGGTAAACGCCGATGAAGAAAACAAGCGCCAAAGCCGCCTCGCGCTCCTTGCGCGGTTCCGTGCTGCAGTGCACAACGTGGCCGACTTCTCCCGCATCGAGGGGTAG
- the pth gene encoding aminoacyl-tRNA hydrolase has protein sequence MQIWTGLGNPGPEYAMHRHNVGFMAVDVIADMHGFGPVQKKFSGWVQEGRIGGEKILLLKPATYMNESGRSVSEAMRFYKLEPDALTVFHDELDLAPFKVKVRTGGGLAGHNGLRSIDQHVAGLGGPDPSTGLRGAFRRVRIGIGHPGHKDRVTGYVLGNYAKAEMDDLADMLGAIGAEADQLAKGDDARFMSDVALRQQD, from the coding sequence ATGCAGATCTGGACAGGCCTCGGCAATCCCGGACCGGAATACGCGATGCACCGGCACAACGTCGGCTTCATGGCCGTGGATGTGATCGCCGATATGCACGGGTTCGGCCCGGTGCAGAAGAAGTTCTCCGGCTGGGTGCAGGAAGGCCGCATCGGCGGGGAGAAGATCCTGCTGCTAAAGCCTGCGACCTACATGAACGAAAGCGGCCGATCGGTCAGCGAAGCAATGCGGTTCTACAAGCTGGAGCCCGACGCGTTGACGGTGTTCCACGACGAGCTCGACCTCGCTCCGTTCAAGGTCAAGGTCCGCACTGGCGGCGGGCTGGCGGGGCACAACGGGCTGCGGAGCATCGATCAGCACGTTGCCGGACTTGGGGGCCCCGACCCTTCGACAGGGCTCAGGGGAGCCTTTCGCCGCGTGCGGATCGGCATTGGCCATCCCGGGCACAAGGACCGGGTGACTGGCTACGTCCTTGGAAACTACGCCAAGGCGGAAATGGACGACCTTGCCGATATGCTCGGTGCGATCGGCGCGGAGGCGGATCAGCTGGCGAAAGGCGACGATGCGCGCTTCATGAGCGACGTGGCACTGAGGCAGCAGGATTAG
- a CDS encoding PilZ domain-containing protein gives MRAKCRTRTGSKIDFEVLDLSLAGCMLDCRTCSLKPGDSLFVRFDGLESLAAEVLWVENGKAGLEFEQLLHETVFERLGVAAGVH, from the coding sequence ATGAGAGCGAAATGCCGCACCAGGACCGGATCGAAGATCGATTTCGAAGTACTCGACCTGTCGCTTGCCGGATGCATGCTCGATTGCCGGACCTGCTCGCTCAAGCCGGGCGACAGCCTGTTCGTGCGCTTCGACGGGCTCGAATCGCTCGCTGCCGAGGTCCTGTGGGTCGAAAACGGCAAGGCCGGGCTCGAATTCGAGCAATTGCTCCACGAAACGGTGTTCGAACGGCTCGGCGTCGCTGCCGGAGTCCACTAA
- a CDS encoding glycine--tRNA ligase subunit alpha, which yields MNAVPARDPKTSFQDMILALHDFWSAQGCVILQPYDMRMGAGTFHTATTLRALGPEPWNAAFVQPCRRPTDGRYGENPNRLQHYYQYQVILKPSPPDLQELYLKSLEVIGIDPLKHDIRFVEDDWESPTLGAWGLGWEVWCDGMEVTQFTYFQQMGGFDCKPVAGELTYGLERLAMYIQGVDWVYDLDFNGRGVTYGEVFLENEKQMSKWNFEVADTDALFDLFNKAEAECQNCLANDVPIAAYEQAIEASHVFNLLQARGVISVQERASYMGRVRDLARGSCEAYMAKEKDRWARDFDGWTA from the coding sequence ATGAATGCCGTGCCTGCCCGCGACCCGAAGACCAGCTTCCAGGACATGATCCTGGCGCTCCACGATTTCTGGAGCGCGCAGGGCTGCGTGATCCTCCAGCCGTACGACATGCGGATGGGTGCGGGCACGTTCCACACCGCCACCACGCTGCGCGCGCTGGGTCCGGAGCCGTGGAATGCCGCCTTCGTCCAGCCGTGCCGCCGCCCGACCGACGGGCGCTATGGCGAGAACCCCAACCGGTTGCAACACTATTACCAGTACCAAGTGATCCTCAAGCCGAGCCCGCCCGACCTGCAGGAGCTCTATCTCAAGAGCCTCGAAGTGATCGGGATCGATCCGCTGAAGCACGATATCCGCTTCGTCGAAGACGACTGGGAAAGCCCGACGCTGGGCGCGTGGGGCCTCGGCTGGGAAGTCTGGTGCGACGGGATGGAAGTGACCCAGTTCACTTATTTCCAGCAGATGGGCGGGTTCGACTGCAAGCCGGTTGCGGGCGAGCTGACCTACGGCCTCGAACGCCTCGCGATGTATATCCAGGGCGTCGACTGGGTCTACGATCTCGATTTCAACGGCCGCGGGGTAACCTACGGCGAAGTATTCCTCGAAAACGAGAAGCAGATGTCGAAGTGGAACTTCGAGGTCGCCGACACCGATGCGCTGTTCGACCTGTTCAACAAGGCCGAGGCGGAGTGTCAAAACTGCCTCGCCAACGACGTGCCTATCGCCGCCTACGAGCAGGCGATCGAGGCGAGCCACGTGTTCAACCTGCTGCAGGCGCGCGGGGTGATCTCCGTGCAGGAACGCGCCAGCTACATGGGCCGCGTACGTGATCTCGCGCGTGGTTCGTGCGAGGCCTACATGGCCAAGGAGAAGGACCGCTGGGCGCGCGACTTCGACGGGTGGACGGCATGA
- a CDS encoding 50S ribosomal protein L25/general stress protein Ctc: MSDALTLPAETRDRAGKGASRALRREGRVPAVIYGGKEDPVAIHVEAKELVRQLDTGHFMNSIVMIDVGGKAVRTLPKDVAFHPVTDRPVHVDFLRLAKGAKVEVQVPVVFTNEEASPGLKKGGVLNVVRHELDLVCDADKIPGEIEIDVTGKDVGDSIHISEVKLPEGSESAITDRDFTIATLVAPSALKKSESEEGEEVAAADVPASAQASDEGEEEEGGEE; the protein is encoded by the coding sequence ATGAGCGACGCTCTGACCCTGCCGGCCGAGACGCGCGACCGGGCTGGCAAGGGAGCCTCCCGGGCACTGCGTCGCGAAGGCCGTGTCCCCGCCGTGATTTATGGCGGCAAGGAAGACCCTGTGGCAATCCACGTCGAGGCCAAGGAGCTGGTTCGCCAGCTCGACACCGGCCACTTCATGAACTCGATCGTGATGATCGATGTCGGCGGCAAGGCCGTCCGCACCCTGCCCAAGGATGTCGCTTTCCATCCGGTGACCGACCGCCCGGTCCACGTAGACTTCCTCCGCCTCGCCAAGGGCGCGAAGGTCGAAGTGCAGGTGCCCGTGGTGTTCACCAACGAAGAAGCCAGCCCCGGCCTCAAGAAGGGCGGCGTGCTCAACGTGGTTCGCCACGAGCTGGACCTCGTCTGCGATGCGGACAAGATCCCCGGCGAAATCGAGATCGACGTGACCGGCAAGGACGTCGGCGATTCGATCCACATCAGCGAAGTGAAGCTGCCTGAAGGCAGCGAGAGCGCGATTACCGATCGCGACTTCACCATCGCCACGCTGGTCGCTCCGTCCGCGCTCAAGAAGAGCGAGAGCGAGGAAGGCGAAGAAGTGGCCGCTGCTGACGTGCCCGCTTCCGCGCAAGCCAGCGACGAAGGCGAAGAGGAAGAAGGCGGCGAGGAGTAA
- a CDS encoding TraB/GumN family protein translates to MIRKLAIALLAIALAACSQKSHEPAQPAPSPALWQVADGTGKTVGWLFGTIHALPRDTEWRTPRLDKVIVDAGELIVEVKDLDDTVKLSATFTRMSHTDGLPPLSQRVPERLRGKLQALLAKGGYREADFKAIETWGAALMLAQLADKSTGENGVDKALIRDFRARDVVELEGIEGQFAIFDQLPEKDQEDLLGAVLEDDTMNTEDTAKLERLWLKGDMVAISKEGDTGMLADPDLKKALLTDRNKRWADTIALALDSGKMPLVAVGAAHLAPPAGLPELLRAKGFRVTRVE, encoded by the coding sequence ATGATCCGCAAGCTCGCGATCGCCCTGCTCGCCATCGCGCTCGCGGCATGCAGCCAGAAGTCGCATGAACCGGCCCAGCCGGCCCCATCGCCCGCGCTGTGGCAAGTGGCCGACGGCACCGGCAAGACGGTCGGCTGGCTGTTCGGCACGATCCACGCGCTGCCGCGGGATACCGAGTGGCGCACCCCCAGGCTCGACAAGGTGATCGTCGATGCCGGAGAATTGATCGTCGAAGTCAAGGATCTCGACGACACCGTGAAACTCTCGGCTACTTTCACCCGCATGTCGCATACCGACGGCCTTCCACCGCTGAGCCAGCGGGTGCCCGAGCGGCTGCGCGGCAAGCTGCAGGCGCTGCTCGCCAAGGGCGGCTATCGCGAAGCCGACTTCAAGGCGATCGAGACCTGGGGCGCGGCGCTGATGCTCGCGCAGTTGGCCGACAAGTCGACCGGGGAGAATGGGGTCGACAAGGCACTGATCCGCGATTTCCGCGCGCGCGACGTGGTCGAGCTCGAAGGGATCGAAGGCCAGTTCGCGATCTTCGATCAGCTGCCCGAGAAGGACCAGGAGGACCTGCTCGGCGCGGTGCTCGAAGACGACACGATGAACACCGAAGATACCGCCAAGCTCGAGAGGCTGTGGCTCAAGGGCGACATGGTGGCGATCTCGAAGGAAGGCGACACCGGGATGCTGGCGGATCCCGACCTCAAGAAAGCCCTGTTGACCGACCGCAACAAGCGCTGGGCCGACACGATCGCGCTAGCGCTCGATTCCGGCAAGATGCCTCTGGTCGCGGTTGGTGCGGCGCATCTTGCCCCGCCCGCCGGCTTGCCTGAACTGCTGCGGGCGAAGGGTTTCCGCGTGACGCGGGTGGAGTGA
- the ppdK gene encoding pyruvate, phosphate dikinase: MNNTVYPFGGDAPHSDPRQKDKTVTGGKGANLAEMASIGLPVPPGFTITTEECVRYLTEGSDFSDALRADVAKALAHIEKAVGKRFGDAADPLLVSVRSGARVSMPGMMDTVLNLGLNDATVEGLAATSEDPRFAWDSYRRFIQMYSDVVLGLDHGLFEEALEIAKEDKGFYADTEMEAEDWQALVAEYKGIVEQEQGSPFPQDVTEQLWGAIRAVFDSWDSDRAKVYRRLNDIPGDWGTAVNVQAMVFGNMGDTSATGVAFTRDPATGERAYYGEWLVNAQGEDVVAGIRTPQYLTRAAREAAGAKPLSMEEAMPDAYGQLAEVFDLLEKHYRDMQDIEFTVERGKLWMLQTRSGKRTAKAALKMAVEMAGEGLIDEETAVLRVDPMALDQLLHPTLDPDAARDVLTTGLPASPGAASGKIVLDADTAEAWAARSEKVILVRVETSPEDIHGMHAAQGILTARGGMTSHAAVVARGMGRCCVSGASAVSIDLKTRTLRIGGRELAEGDTITLDGGNGQVMAGEVPTIEPELAGDFGTIMEWADRHRRMKVRTNAETPADCAMAVQFGAEGIGLCRTEHMFFDASRISAVRQMILAEDEAGRRKALAKLLPEQRADFRAIFEVMAGLPCTIRLLDPPLHEFLPTGDAEFEELADATGYGVDHLRRRAEELHEFNPMLGHRGCRLGITYPEIYEMQARAIFEAACEVAEASGESPVPEVMIPLVSTKRELELMKALVDKVAGEVFAEKGRTLDYLVGTMIELPRAALMAGEIAREAKFFSFGTNDLTQTTLGVSRDDAGRFLGTYVDKGIFARDPFVSLDVEGVGQLVQMAAERGRATLPAIKLGICGEHGGDPASIAFCEEVGLDYVSASPYRVPIARLAAAQAALARKA, encoded by the coding sequence ATGAACAACACGGTCTACCCCTTCGGCGGCGACGCCCCGCATTCCGATCCGCGGCAGAAGGACAAGACCGTCACCGGCGGCAAGGGCGCGAACCTGGCGGAAATGGCCAGCATCGGCCTGCCGGTGCCCCCGGGTTTCACCATCACCACCGAGGAGTGCGTCCGCTACCTCACCGAGGGCAGCGATTTCAGCGACGCGCTGCGCGCCGATGTCGCCAAGGCGCTGGCGCATATCGAGAAGGCGGTGGGCAAGCGCTTCGGCGATGCGGCCGATCCGCTGCTGGTCTCGGTCCGTTCGGGCGCGCGGGTGTCGATGCCCGGCATGATGGACACCGTGCTCAACCTCGGCCTCAACGATGCGACGGTGGAAGGGCTGGCGGCAACCAGCGAAGACCCGCGGTTTGCGTGGGACAGCTATCGCCGGTTTATCCAGATGTATTCCGACGTGGTGCTCGGCCTCGATCACGGGCTGTTCGAGGAAGCGCTCGAGATCGCCAAAGAAGACAAGGGTTTCTACGCCGATACCGAGATGGAAGCGGAGGACTGGCAGGCACTGGTCGCCGAATACAAGGGTATCGTCGAACAGGAGCAGGGCAGCCCGTTCCCGCAGGACGTGACCGAGCAGCTGTGGGGCGCGATCCGCGCGGTGTTCGACAGCTGGGACAGCGACCGGGCGAAGGTCTATCGCCGCTTGAACGATATTCCCGGCGACTGGGGCACCGCAGTCAACGTGCAGGCGATGGTGTTCGGCAACATGGGCGATACCAGCGCCACCGGCGTCGCCTTCACTCGCGATCCGGCGACCGGCGAGCGCGCCTACTACGGCGAATGGCTGGTCAACGCGCAGGGCGAAGACGTTGTCGCGGGCATCCGCACGCCGCAGTATCTCACCAGGGCTGCACGCGAGGCTGCCGGGGCCAAGCCGCTCAGTATGGAAGAGGCGATGCCCGATGCCTACGGCCAGCTGGCCGAGGTGTTCGACCTGCTCGAGAAGCACTACCGCGACATGCAGGACATCGAGTTTACCGTCGAACGCGGCAAGCTCTGGATGCTCCAGACGCGCAGCGGCAAGCGCACCGCCAAGGCTGCGCTCAAGATGGCGGTCGAAATGGCGGGCGAGGGCCTGATCGACGAGGAAACCGCAGTGTTGCGGGTCGATCCGATGGCGCTCGACCAGTTGCTCCACCCGACGCTCGATCCGGATGCGGCGCGCGACGTGCTGACCACCGGCCTGCCTGCCTCGCCCGGCGCGGCGAGCGGCAAGATCGTGCTCGATGCCGATACGGCGGAAGCGTGGGCGGCGCGCAGCGAGAAAGTGATCCTCGTGCGGGTCGAGACTTCGCCGGAGGACATCCACGGAATGCACGCGGCGCAAGGCATCCTCACCGCGCGCGGCGGCATGACGTCCCACGCGGCGGTGGTCGCACGCGGGATGGGTCGCTGCTGTGTGTCGGGCGCATCGGCGGTATCGATCGACCTCAAGACCCGCACGCTGCGGATCGGCGGGCGCGAGCTGGCCGAAGGCGACACGATCACGCTCGACGGCGGTAATGGGCAAGTGATGGCGGGGGAAGTCCCGACGATCGAGCCCGAGCTGGCGGGCGATTTCGGCACGATCATGGAATGGGCCGACCGGCATCGCCGGATGAAAGTGCGCACCAACGCGGAGACCCCGGCGGACTGCGCGATGGCGGTGCAATTCGGTGCCGAGGGCATCGGCCTGTGCCGGACGGAGCACATGTTCTTCGATGCCAGCCGCATCAGCGCGGTGCGCCAGATGATCCTCGCCGAAGACGAAGCCGGGCGGCGCAAGGCACTGGCCAAGCTGCTTCCCGAACAGCGCGCCGATTTCCGCGCGATCTTCGAAGTCATGGCGGGCCTGCCGTGCACCATCCGCCTGCTCGACCCGCCGCTGCACGAGTTCCTGCCGACCGGCGATGCCGAGTTCGAGGAACTGGCCGATGCGACCGGATACGGCGTCGATCACTTGCGGCGCCGGGCGGAAGAGCTCCACGAATTCAACCCGATGCTGGGCCATCGCGGGTGCCGACTGGGGATCACCTACCCCGAGATCTACGAAATGCAGGCGCGCGCGATCTTCGAAGCGGCGTGCGAAGTGGCCGAAGCGAGCGGTGAATCGCCGGTGCCCGAAGTCATGATCCCACTGGTGAGCACCAAGCGCGAACTCGAACTGATGAAGGCGCTGGTCGACAAGGTTGCGGGCGAAGTGTTCGCCGAGAAGGGCCGGACGCTCGACTATCTCGTCGGCACGATGATCGAACTGCCGCGCGCCGCACTGATGGCGGGCGAGATCGCCAGGGAAGCGAAGTTCTTCTCGTTCGGCACCAACGACCTGACGCAGACGACGCTGGGCGTTTCCCGCGATGACGCCGGGCGGTTCCTCGGCACATATGTCGACAAGGGCATCTTCGCGCGCGATCCGTTCGTAAGCCTCGATGTTGAAGGGGTCGGGCAGCTGGTGCAGATGGCGGCCGAGCGGGGCCGGGCAACCTTGCCTGCGATCAAGCTCGGCATATGCGGCGAACATGGCGGCGATCCGGCGAGCATCGCGTTTTGCGAGGAAGTCGGGCTCGACTACGTCAGCGCCTCGCCCTATCGCGTGCCGATCGCAAGGCTGGCAGCAGCGCAAGCAGCCCTGGCGCGAAAAGCCTAG
- a CDS encoding aminotransferase class V-fold PLP-dependent enzyme, with translation MSDKTTRQGPNMSRRSALTTAMAAAGASTLAPRTFAATPAGGTIMQQVLDEAYWAQVASHYDVTREIIQLENGNWGMMARPVLDAYKVHIDRVNRDNSYYARRGMGADLEKSRDAVADFLKVDPDEILFTRNATEALKALIGNYNRIKPGETALYADLDYDSMQESLVSSMAKRGAKVTKIALPEPASHDNVLAAYREAFDADPTIRLVLLTHISHRTGLMIPVREIVAMARERGIDAIVDAAHSLGQANFTLPDLDADFVGINLHKWIGAPLGVGIMYIRRSRLPAIDHDIAEAPRNPDSIETRLHTGTVDFATQLTVPQALAFQASIGGPLREARLRALRDRWVARARKLASMEVMTPDDPRMHVGITSFRVRGKTSVEDNKALAATLLKRFGIFSVHRTDLASGACVRITPALFNSFADVDSLATALETLDREA, from the coding sequence ATGTCGGACAAGACAACTCGCCAGGGCCCGAACATGAGCCGCAGGTCGGCCCTTACGACCGCGATGGCTGCGGCGGGAGCAAGTACGCTGGCGCCACGAACTTTTGCGGCGACACCCGCCGGAGGTACGATCATGCAGCAAGTGCTCGACGAGGCATACTGGGCGCAGGTCGCCTCGCATTACGACGTCACCCGGGAGATCATCCAGCTCGAGAACGGCAATTGGGGAATGATGGCGCGCCCGGTGCTCGATGCCTACAAGGTGCACATCGACCGGGTGAACCGCGACAACAGCTATTACGCGCGGCGCGGGATGGGTGCGGACCTCGAGAAATCGCGCGACGCGGTCGCCGACTTCCTGAAGGTCGATCCGGACGAGATCCTGTTCACCCGCAATGCTACCGAAGCGTTGAAGGCGCTGATCGGCAACTACAACCGGATCAAGCCGGGCGAGACCGCGCTCTACGCCGACCTCGACTACGATTCGATGCAGGAAAGCCTTGTCTCGTCGATGGCGAAGCGCGGGGCGAAGGTCACCAAGATCGCGCTGCCCGAACCGGCAAGCCACGACAATGTCCTCGCGGCCTACCGTGAGGCGTTCGATGCCGATCCCACCATCCGCCTCGTCCTGTTGACCCATATCAGCCACCGGACCGGCCTGATGATCCCGGTGCGCGAAATCGTCGCCATGGCGCGCGAACGCGGGATCGATGCGATCGTCGACGCCGCGCACAGCCTGGGGCAGGCGAACTTTACCTTGCCCGATCTCGATGCCGATTTCGTCGGCATCAACCTGCATAAGTGGATCGGCGCCCCGCTGGGCGTAGGGATCATGTATATCCGTCGCAGCCGATTGCCCGCGATCGATCATGACATCGCCGAGGCCCCGCGCAATCCTGACAGCATCGAGACGCGGTTGCACACCGGCACGGTCGATTTCGCGACGCAACTCACGGTCCCGCAAGCGCTGGCGTTCCAGGCGAGCATCGGCGGTCCGCTGCGCGAAGCGCGCCTGCGGGCATTGCGCGACCGGTGGGTGGCCCGCGCGCGCAAGCTCGCCAGCATGGAAGTAATGACGCCCGACGATCCGCGGATGCACGTGGGGATCACTTCGTTCCGGGTGCGCGGAAAGACCTCGGTGGAGGACAACAAGGCGCTCGCCGCGACGCTGCTCAAGCGGTTCGGCATCTTTTCCGTCCACCGGACCGACCTCGCCTCGGGGGCGTGCGTCAGGATCACGCCCGCGCTGTTCAATTCGTTCGCCGACGTCGATTCGCTGGCGACGGCATTGGAGACGCTCGACCGAGAAGCGTGA